The genomic DNA CCGCTTCGGGGCTGCCGTCATCGTTCATGCGTTTGACGGAAGTTTCGCGATGGATCGGAATGTCGGCAGCGAGCGCGCGGCATCCGACTGGGTGCTGCAGATGGATGCGGATGACGTCGTCACACCGGGTTTCCGCCACGCCATGGAGCAGATCCTCCGCGAGGGGACGCCGCATGCCGGGCTGAAGTTTTATCGCCGCAGCGTGCTGCTGGGGCGCGTGATGCGCTTCGGCGGCTGGCATTACATGGTGCCGAACTTAGCGCGCCGCACGCGCGTGCGCTATGAGGGATTAGTCCACGAGCGATCCGTCATCGACGGCACCGTGGGCGAGCTGCCCGCGGATATCGAGCACCATCCGTGCGAGGATCTGATGACGTTTGCGGCGCGGCAGCACCGGTATACCACGCTGCAGGCGGAGGAATGGTTCGCGGCTGAAGGGGCCGGCGCTGCGCTGGACATCCGCCGGCGATTGTGGAGGCGGCCGTGGAAAATCTTCTGGAAGAGCTACGTGAAAAAGCAGGGATACCGGGAAGGGTGGCACGGGCTGGTGTTCGCCGAGCTCTTCGCCGGGGTCGAGTTTTTGAAGTGGGCGAAGTGCTGGGAGCTGGCTCGACGGTCGCGATGAGACGCTGGTCCTATCATCTGCCCATTTTAGGCTACCATCGCGTGGGGGCCTTTCGCGGCGACCATGTGCCGACGGTCTCGCCACAGGCCTTTGAGCGGCAAATGATGTGCCTCGCCCGGTGGAAATTCCATGTGGTTGGGTTGGAGGAGCTGTTGCGCACGCCGGCGGGCCGCGAGGCTCTGCCGCGGCGCAGCGTCGTGATCACCTTTGACGATGGCTATGAGGAGACGTGCACGGTGGCGTGGCCGATCCTCAAGCGGTTCGGATTTTCCGCAACCGTCTTTGTGGCGACTGAAGAAATTGGAGGTCCTGGGTTCGCGACGTGGGAGCAGCTCGCCGCGATGGCTGATGGCGGCCTGACGATCGGCAGCCACACCGCGCATCATTGTTATTTGCCGGATGCCCAGCCGTCCCAGGTGACGGAAGAGATCGTGCGTTCCAAGCAAGCCCTTGAGGCGCGGCTCGGCCAGCCGGTTGATTTTCTCAGCTATCCGATCGGCGGCTTCACGCCGCACGCGCAGCAGGCGGCCAGCCTCGCTGGGTACCGCGCCGCAGTCACCACCAATCGGTATTCACGCGATGCGGCGATGGCGCCCTTCGCGCTGCGCCGCATCAAAGTCACGGAGCGCGATCGATGGCCCTGGCTGTTTTGGGCCAAGGTCTC from Candidatus Omnitrophota bacterium includes the following:
- a CDS encoding polysaccharide deacetylase family protein, which encodes MRRWSYHLPILGYHRVGAFRGDHVPTVSPQAFERQMMCLARWKFHVVGLEELLRTPAGREALPRRSVVITFDDGYEETCTVAWPILKRFGFSATVFVATEEIGGPGFATWEQLAAMADGGLTIGSHTAHHCYLPDAQPSQVTEEIVRSKQALEARLGQPVDFLSYPIGGFTPHAQQAASLAGYRAAVTTNRYSRDAAMAPFALRRIKVTERDRWPWLFWAKVSGYYDAFRKLKPPG